A single region of the Jaculus jaculus isolate mJacJac1 chromosome 15, mJacJac1.mat.Y.cur, whole genome shotgun sequence genome encodes:
- the LOC123455113 gene encoding uncharacterized protein LOC123455113, giving the protein MARRGAGGAGSGRPPRAGRRRRAEGEEEEPRGRGCAEAAVGPGGGPSSAATPPPRTRSPPTPPAARSRGALETALRYSRFAQIGVHLTTTKQAGFLRISCPPRRGGLVLFFEQGERGKERRWVCLRVSSPCRRTTDARTTLCVWLYIPDMRLWHPVNTEELNHIRLCKQRIQIKASQVQQALRTKSGQSQQGCCCQPPRGQGAASITLPAATCDYRLGYCQWGQSPLLICPEFHLQSHYIGSIEDCP; this is encoded by the exons atggcgcggcgcggcgcgggcgGCGCAGGCTCCGGGCGACCG CCGAGGGCGggacggcggcggcgggcggagggggaagaggaggagcccCGGGGGCGGGGCTGCGCGGAGGCCGCCGTGGGCCCGGGAGGGGGGCCGAGCTCGGCCGCCACGCCCCCGCCCAGGACCCGGTCCCCACCGACGCCCCCTGCCGCGCGCTCCCGGG GCGCGCTGGAAACGGCCCTGCGATATTCCCGGTTCGCCCAGATAGGAGTGCACCTGACGACCACAAAACAAGCCGGCTTTCTGCGGATTTCTTGTCCTCCTCGTCGTGgtggcttggttttgtttttcgagcaag gagagagagggaaagagagacgaTGGGTGTGCCTAAGGGTCTCTAGCCCTTGCAGACGAACAACAGATGcccgcaccactttgtgcgtctggctttat ATTCCAGACATGCGCCTCTGGCATCCtgtgaatactgaggaattgaaccacatcaggctttgcaa GCAAAGGATCCAGATCAAAGCCAGCCAAGTACAACAAGCTCTCAGGACAAAGTCTGGACAGTCTCAACAAGGCTGCTGCTGTCAACCCCCGCGCGGTCAGGGTGCTGCCTCAATTACCCTCCCAGCTGCGACATGTGACTATAGGCTTGGATATTGCCAATGGGGACAATCGCCTCTACTTATCTGTCCAGAGTTTCACTTGCAGTCTCATTATATAGGCTCGATTGAAGATTGTCCATGA